The following proteins are co-located in the Chryseobacterium daecheongense genome:
- a CDS encoding isopenicillin N synthase family oxygenase: MDKIPSVDLRDFLSDNPERKQKFVNEIGKAYEEIGFVALKGHFLDDQLVSNLYGEVKNFFDLPTETKQKYEIPGIGGQRGYVGFGKETAKGFKKGDLKEFWHFGQYVSDDSKYKTEYPDNVIVEELPEFNKVGKETYQMLEKTGKYVLRALALYLGLDEFYFDDKIAEGNSILRPIHYPPITQEPDDAVRAAAHGDINLITLLMGSQGKGLQVQNHDGEWIDAIAEPDELMINVGDMLSRHTNNKLKSTIHRVVNPPRELWGTSRYSIPFFMHPVSGMSLNCLENCIDENNPKLYEDTTAGEFLHERLIELGLIKK; encoded by the coding sequence ATGGATAAAATACCTAGTGTAGACCTGCGTGATTTCCTTTCGGACAACCCGGAACGCAAACAGAAATTTGTAAATGAAATCGGAAAAGCTTACGAAGAAATTGGTTTTGTTGCTCTAAAAGGGCACTTCCTTGATGACCAGTTGGTAAGCAATCTTTATGGAGAGGTAAAAAACTTTTTTGATCTTCCTACGGAAACAAAACAGAAGTATGAAATTCCCGGAATCGGAGGACAAAGAGGTTATGTAGGATTTGGTAAAGAAACCGCGAAAGGTTTCAAAAAAGGAGACTTAAAAGAATTTTGGCATTTCGGGCAATATGTGTCTGATGATTCCAAATACAAAACGGAGTATCCGGACAATGTTATCGTTGAAGAACTTCCGGAATTCAACAAAGTAGGTAAAGAAACATACCAGATGCTTGAAAAAACAGGAAAATATGTTCTGAGAGCTCTGGCATTATATCTTGGTCTGGATGAATTTTATTTTGATGATAAAATAGCAGAAGGAAACTCTATTTTACGACCTATCCATTATCCACCAATCACCCAGGAACCGGATGATGCTGTAAGAGCTGCGGCTCATGGTGACATCAACCTGATCACCCTTCTGATGGGTTCTCAGGGGAAGGGACTTCAGGTCCAAAACCACGACGGCGAATGGATTGACGCTATTGCGGAACCGGATGAACTGATGATCAATGTAGGAGATATGCTTTCAAGGCATACAAACAACAAATTAAAATCTACTATTCACAGAGTGGTAAATCCACCAAGGGAATTGTGGGGGACTTCAAGATACTCGATTCCTTTTTTTATGCATCCGGTAAGTGGGATGTCTCTGAATTGTCTTGAAAATTGTATAGATGAAAACAATCCGAAATTGTACGAAGATACGACTGCCGGAGAATTCTTACATGAAAGACTGATTGAGCTCGGATTAATTAAAAAATAA
- a CDS encoding PA0069 family radical SAM protein yields MQNENIIKGQGAQRNVINRFDRYTFEPEDEDFETIKTSFTEVFPKTIVNQVKSEDLPMEYSMNPYQGCEHGCAYCFARPTHEYWGYSAGIDFERKIMVKKNAPQLLEKFFQKRGYQAAPILLSGNTDCYQPAERQFEITRQLLKVCLDYRHPVNVLTKNALVLRDLDLLQPMAEQNLVSVSLSIPTINEELRRKMEPRTSSANNKLKAIEVLSQHKIPVNVMVAPIIPGLNSDEPLHILKTISEAGAQSFGYTLVRLNDTVEPVFVRWIEASFPDRAQKVLNLIRSMRGGKLGDKRYFERQKGEGNIAEMIHNTFKIGRKKYFDGKEFPKLSTKNFTGTKEQQLRLFE; encoded by the coding sequence ATGCAGAACGAAAATATCATAAAAGGTCAGGGAGCTCAGCGAAATGTAATCAATCGTTTCGACAGGTATACCTTTGAGCCTGAAGATGAAGATTTCGAAACAATAAAAACATCTTTCACTGAAGTTTTTCCCAAGACAATTGTTAATCAGGTGAAAAGTGAAGATCTTCCAATGGAGTATTCAATGAATCCTTATCAGGGATGTGAGCATGGATGTGCGTATTGCTTTGCGCGGCCCACTCATGAATATTGGGGATATAGCGCAGGAATTGATTTTGAACGGAAGATCATGGTAAAGAAAAATGCTCCACAATTGCTGGAAAAATTTTTCCAAAAAAGAGGATATCAGGCAGCTCCGATTTTACTTTCGGGCAATACTGACTGTTATCAACCTGCTGAAAGACAATTTGAGATTACAAGACAGCTTCTGAAAGTTTGTCTCGATTACAGACATCCTGTCAATGTTTTAACAAAAAATGCATTGGTGTTACGTGATCTCGATCTCTTGCAGCCTATGGCAGAACAAAACCTGGTTTCTGTCTCTCTGAGTATTCCAACCATCAATGAAGAATTGCGGCGAAAGATGGAACCGAGGACCAGTTCCGCGAATAATAAATTAAAGGCAATAGAAGTTCTGTCGCAGCATAAGATCCCTGTTAATGTGATGGTGGCCCCAATTATTCCGGGACTCAATAGTGATGAACCATTACATATTTTAAAAACAATTTCTGAAGCAGGGGCGCAAAGCTTTGGTTATACCCTGGTAAGGCTGAATGATACGGTAGAGCCTGTTTTTGTGAGATGGATAGAAGCCAGTTTTCCTGACAGGGCACAAAAGGTCCTTAATCTTATACGTTCCATGAGGGGCGGAAAATTAGGAGATAAAAGGTATTTTGAAAGGCAAAAAGGAGAGGGGAATATCGCTGAGATGATCCATAATACTTTTAAAATTGGCAGGAAAAAGTATTTTGATGGAAAAGAATTTCCTAAACTATCTACAAAAAACTTCACCGGAACAAAAGAGCAGCAACTGAGGCTATTTGAATAG